The Naumovozyma dairenensis CBS 421 chromosome 1, complete genome genome includes a region encoding these proteins:
- the RGD2 gene encoding GTPase-activating protein RGD2 (similar to Saccharomyces cerevisiae RGD2 (YFL047W); ancestral locus Anc_8.4), producing the protein MTSFADSFWSADLLSGLQALFDRLAVGCDSSDHFIQLFASRMQIEVLYGRQLYDVQKGIDNTDYGEDYSTTDEALRKIITGMEQEGDQHLNIASNIQTLVLEPFSKWCSEHRERIKYSENILIDNVKNYQKSKKYVQKLEKVYYNSCKNLESFKRTNFNDEELSKALGHLTLQKELEASLHNEKEHQNFATIDSITFDYKTMREVIKEILVKLPKSEYKLPLINYTLTNTNSGKEITNFLLKHLSLKDLDQAEIFGQELLNIGFIKYCNGVGTTFVNSKKFVYQWKDYAYKFADLSEQNKNNGLELNYLQGLASKLPMVPTVSSSPSNTSTVTKSGPAEANFPLNEKLDISEDEKKLFKLLDEVEKSDKIYHEESFKMDSLRCSIEELMIDHLSFMEKCESDRLKAIKKATIDFCSTLGNKISIIKLHVDAILEASEAIDPAVDLLTLISNYKTGIFKPQAITYNNYYNPGIYQNFGVDLETRCRLDGKVVPLIVSAMLLYMDSIYPDLANDKVRTSIWISPVKLSSTHKLRRLLNEKQFKDEYEIIELFNNGSFEAGTIASALKIYLLELPEPLISSDSLDVLKLLYSKFSTSSLPGDNREKAISNSTNADGASNMSSSAGEENSQMDVGIESKRIMALSTTLSSLGKPYLATLDAITRHFYRLIKILRMGKDGDQIAEDFTKEISKEFASCLLHSSIHDGNDLGYKIFHDLLTYKKQILKNLKRSST; encoded by the coding sequence ATGACGTCTTTCGCTGATAGTTTCTGGTCGGCAGACTTACTCTCAGGCCTTCAAGCTTTATTCGATAGATTAGCGGTCGGATGTGACAGCAGTGACCATTTTATTCAGTTGTTTGCGTCAAGAATGCAGATCGAAGTGCTTTATGGTCGCCAATTATATGACGTTCAGAAGGGTATAGATAATACGGATTATGGCGAGGATTATTCTACTACTGACGAGGCCTTGagaaaaatcattacaGGTATGGAGCAAGAAGGTGACCAACATTTGAATATTGCGtcaaatattcaaactCTTGTTTTAGAGCCATTCAGTAAATGGTGTTCAGAACATCGAGAACGAATCAAGTATTCAGAAAATATCTTAATTGACAAcgtgaaaaattatcagaAATCGAAGAAATATGTTCAGAAACTAGAAAAGGTATATTACAACAGCTGTAAAAACCTTGAAAGTTTCAAAAGAACtaattttaatgatgaagagCTAAGCAAGGCCCTGGGACATTTGACTCTACAAAAGGAATTGGAAGCTTCATTACATAATGAAAAGGAACATCAGAATTTTGCCACTATTGATTCAATCACATTCGATTATAAGACAATGAGGGAGGTTATTAAGGAAATACTAGTAAAACTACCGAAATCAGAATATAAATTACCACTGATTAACTATACTCTAACTAACACTAATAGTGGTAAAGAAATCacaaattttttgttgaaaCATCTCTCTTTAAAAGACTTGGATCAAGCTGAAATATTTGGCCAAGAATTGTTGAACATCGGatttataaaatattgCAACGGTGTTGGGACTACGTTTGTCAACTCCAAAAAGTTTGTATATCAGTGGAAAGATTATGCCTATAAATTTGCGGACTTATCAGaacaaaataagaataacGGATTAGAATTGAATTATCTCCAAGGGTTAGCTTCAAAACTTCCAATGGTTCCAACAGTATCAAGTTCACCAAGTAACACTTCAACTGTAACGAAATCAGGCCCAGCGGAAGCAAATTTCCCtctaaatgaaaaattggatATATCGGAAGATGAGAAGAAGTTATTTAAACTACTAGATGAAGTGGAGAAATCTGATAAGATATATCATGAGGAATCTTTTAAGATGGATTCTTTGAGATGTTCAATAGAAGAACTGATGATTGACCATCTGTCCTTCATGGAGAAATGTGAATCGGACAGATTAAAAGCTATTAAGAAAGCTACTATTGATTTTTGTTCCACTTTAGGAAACAAAATTTCTATAATAAAGTTGCACGTAGATGCAATTTTAGAAGCAAGTGAGGCAATTGATCCTGCAGTTGATCTATTGACTCTCATATCCAACTATAAAACGGGTATCTTCAAACCGCAGGCGATCacttataataattattataatccCGGCATTTATCAAAACTTTGGAGTTGACTTGGAAACAAGATGCCGTTTAGATGGGAAGGTAGTACCGCTAATAGTTTCTGCCATGTTGTTATATATGGATAGTATATATCCAGATTTGGCCAATGACAAAGTTCGTACTTCAATTTGGATTTCCCCAGTAAAACTAAGTTCGACACATAAGCTAAGGAGGTTGTTGAATGAGAAGCAATTTAAGGATGAATACGAAATAATCGAGCTATTCAATAATGGTAGCTTTGAAGCTGGTACCATCGCAAGTGCCTTAAAGATATACTTGTTAGAATTACCCGAGCCATTGATTTCAAGCGATTCCTTGGACGTTTTGAAGCTTttatattccaaattttcaaCGTCGTCCTTGCCAGGAGATAATAGAGAAAAAGcaatttccaattcaacAAATGCTGATGGCGCATCTAATATGTCTTCATCAGCGGGCGAAGAAAATTCACAAATGGATGTTGGTATTGAATCAAAACGAATTATGGCCTTATCAAcaacattatcatcattaggAAAACCGTATCTCGCAACTTTGGATGCAATAACTAGACATTTTTACCGATTGATAAAAATTCTGAGAATGGGCAAAGATGGGGACCAAATTGCAGAAGATTTTACCAAAGAAATTTCTAAAGAATTTGCAAGTTGTTTACTACATTCCAGTATTCATGACGGAAATGATTTAGGCTACAAAATTTTCCATGATTTATTAACCTATAAAAAGCAAATACTCAAGAACTTAAAGAGGAGCAGTACCTAG
- the SLM3 gene encoding tRNA-5-taurinomethyluridine 2-sulfurtransferase (similar to Saccharomyces cerevisiae SLM3 (YDL033C); ancestral locus Anc_3.158), whose product MISRFKGLITKRVVDGYKPIKWPSSNDTIVIAMSSGVDSSVAALLFSELFPNCKIKGIYMSNWSQQENEETHEKGQCYERDWKDVCQIGKYLNIPVDFINFEKDYWMDVFEPMLHGYQKGITPNPDIGCNKFIKFGKLFRHLNSQYGKDNYRLVTGHYARILQKNNGDFNLLRSYYKNKDQSYYMSQISPSTLPNIILPIGHMTKPEVREIANFYKLPTANKPDSQGICFVNNSQHGSFKNFLQNYIPENKGDIITILEDGKKKRKWGEHTGLWSYTVGQKIGLSMPQGDHRFSGAWYVSDKLKSTNELVIVRGRDNPALYKNTVKVRDFCYMGADIEQMKKDVVAAIKSGMLTMQYRSLQEPVRVKHLSYLKDGDDSTVQELGMEVAQRAMAPGQYCCLYIGDTVIGSGTII is encoded by the coding sequence ATGATAAGTAGGTTCAAAGGACTAATAACCAAACGGGTAGTAGATGGTTACAAACCGATTAAGTGGCCCTCAAGTAATGACACAATCGTTATTGCGATGTCTTCTGGTGTTGATTCATCTGTGGCAGCATTACTATTTTCTGAATTATTTCCCAATTGCaaaattaaaggaatttATATGAGCAACTGGTCACAACAAGAGAATGAAGAAACACATGAAAAAGGACAGTGCTATGAAAGGGACTGGAAGGATGTATGTCAAATAgggaaatatttgaatatacCCGTTGATTTcataaattttgaaaaagattATTGGATGGATGTTTTTGAACCGATGCTACATGGTTATCAAAAGGGCATAACTCCTAATCCTGATATTGGATGCAACAAGttcattaaatttggtAAATTGTTCAGACATCTTAATTCCCAGTATGGTAAAGACAACTATCGTTTGGTCACCGGTCATTATGCCAGAATATtgcaaaaaaataatggtgaTTTTAACCTTTTAAGGAGTTACTACAAAAACAAGGATCAAAGCTATTATATGTCGCAAATCTCCCCTTCAACTTTAccgaatattattttaccAATTGGACATATGACCAAGCCGGAAGTCCGGGAAATAGCTAATTTTTACAAGTTACCAACCGCTAACAAACCAGATTCACAAGGTATATGTtttgttaataattctCAGCATGGCtcatttaaaaatttccTACAAAATTATATACCGGAAAATAAAGGTGATATCATTACTATACTCGAGGATGGTAAAAAAAAACGAAAATGGGGAGAGCATACTGGGTTATGGTCTTACACAGTGGGCCAAAAAATTGGCTTATCAATGCCACAAGGGGACCACAGATTTTCTGGGGCATGGTATGTCAGTGATAAGCTGAAAAGTACCAATGAGCTGGTGATTGTTCGTGGTAGAGATAATCCTGCCttatataaaaatactGTAAAAGTACGAGATTTTTGCTATATGGGAGCAGATATTGAACAGATGAAAAAAGATGTCGTTGCGGCAATCAAGAGCGGTATGTTAACTATGCAATATAGATCCCTGCAGGAGCCAGTGAGAGTCAAACACCTTTCCTACCTTAAAGATGGTGATGATAGTACTGTACAGGAACTAGGAATGGAAGTGGCACAAAGAGCCATGGCGCCTGGCCaatattgttgtttataCATAGGTGATACGGTAATTGGGAGTGGTACAATTATCTAG
- the NDAI0A06640 gene encoding glycerol-3-phosphate dehydrogenase family protein (similar to Saccharomyces cerevisiae GPD1 (YDL022W) and GPD2 (YOL059W); ancestral locus Anc_3.169), whose protein sequence is MAATDRLNLTSDILSSSMKRSESSASLTSLDHPYKVTVIGSGNWGTTIAKVVAENTAQNPTLFAPEVNMWVFEEKIEGKNLTEIINTKHQNVKYLPGITLPDNLIANPDLLSACEGADILVFNIPHQFLRRIVSTLKGHVDKKVRAISCLKGFEVDANGVQLLSSYITDELNIACGALSGANLAPEVAKENWSETTVAYHIPEDYRGDGKDVDHRVLKALFHRPYFHVSVIEDVAGISIAGALKNVVALGCGFVEGLGWGNNASAAIQRVGLGEIIKFGQMFFPESRVETYYQESAGVADLITTCSGGRNVKVGKHMAKTGKDAFEAEAELLNGQSAQGIITCKEVHEWLESCDLVSEFPLFDAVYQIVYNNVPMENIPDMIDDLDAFGHH, encoded by the coding sequence ATGGCTGCTACCGATAGATTAAATTTAACATCTGACATTTTAAgttcttcaatgaaaagGTCAGAATCCAGTGCTTCTTTAACATCATTAGATCATCCTTACAAAGTTACTGTCATTGGATCAGGTAATTGGGGGACAACAATAGCTAAAGTAGTTGCTGAAAATACTGCCCAAAACCCAACGTTATTCGCTCCAGAAGTTAATATGTGGGTTttcgaagaaaaaattgaaggTAAAAACTTAACTGAAATTATAAATACAAAACATCAAAATGTTAAGTATCTTCCTGGTATTACTTTGCCTGATAATTTAATTGCCAATCCAGATTTATTAAGCGCATGTGAAGGCGCTGATATTTTGGTCTTTAATATTCCCCATCAATTTTTAAGGAGGATCGTCAGTACTTTGAAAGGTCACGTAGATAAGAAAGTCAGAGcaatttcttgtttgaaAGGGTTTGAAGTAGACGCTAACGGCGTCCAATTATTATCCTCTTACATTACagatgaattaaatattgCTTGTGGAGCTTTATCTGGTGCTAACTTAGCGCCAGAAGTTGCAAAGGAAAATTGGTCTGAGACGACTGTCGCCTATCACATTCCTGAAGATTATAGAGGTGATGGCAAAGATGTGGATCACAGAGTGTTAAAAGCCCTGTTCCATAGACCTTATTTCCATGTTTCTGTGATCGAAGATGTCGCCGGTATTTCAATTGCTGGTGCTCTGAAGAACGTCGTTGCGCTTGGCTGTGGGTTTGTTGAAGGTTTAGGTTGGGGTAACAATGCTTCAGCTGCTATTCAAAGGGTTGGTTTAggtgaaattattaagttCGGACAAATGTTCTTTCCTGAATCAAGAGTGGAAAcatattatcaagaatCTGCAGGTGTTGCAGATCTGATCACCACTTGCTCTGGGGGTAGAAATGTTAAAGTGGGTAAACACATGGCGAAGACTGGCAAAGATGCATTTGAAGCAGAAgctgaattattaaatggCCAATCTGCGCAAGGTATCATCACCTGTAAAGAAGTACACGAATGGCTAGAAAGTTGTGATTTAGTTAGTGAATTTCCTCTATTTGATGCTGTGTATCAAATTGTCTACAATAACGTTCCAATGGAGAACATACCTGATATGATTGATGATCTGGATGCATTTGGTCATCATTAA
- the RTK1 gene encoding putative serine/threonine protein kinase RTK1 (similar to Saccharomyces cerevisiae YDL025C; ancestral locus Anc_3.167): MTTNNSVLPSTSNASLSSLFNKGKKITGLSRIFPNESPPHPKRSELSNHTGGSKTIRTNSVPSVDQGESKTENKMKIPASHDSTKHDDNAIEPIIHNPSSHHLHNPLNYTYNTTVLYDNIPAKSGQSTSHNRAVFTREQSHLHPVEILQQRIEHQSNFKTNNEKNEKILSHNQYNNVSDSDSAKRKKNTLKLTRFFKKLHEEVKSATPPSQNSRHQDSNNDTYAHNSTLQEDNSISSTTDSNSCNIDNSKSIYDTDDPKQLLEKYGVPGKKLGEGATGSVSIVKGSDGKVFAVKMFRLAAVGNSLTYSKKITTEFCIGSTLHHENIIETFDLLKEGESFLVIMEYAPYDFFNLVMSDLMSTKEISCYFKQLCNGVHYLHSMGIAHRDLKLDNCVVTTKGILKLIDFGSAVIFQYPYEDRIIKAQGIVGSDPYLAPELLELNSYDPRPVDVWSLAIMYYCMILRRFPWKAPRKSFNSFRLFCEDPDDEEDIAKGPKRLLQLLPSKARNLINRMMELDYKKRILMDEVVKDEWLESINQCRVDKGNNLVEKPKQHKHHLVTEDDIERITKEKEEKQKRKEESTKELKKQLLMDI; this comes from the coding sequence ATGACGACGAATAATAGTGTCCTTCCTTCAACATCAAATGCCTCGCTGTCTTCCCTCTTCAATAAggggaaaaaaattacgGGCTTGTCaagaatttttccaaatgaAAGCCCACCACATCCAAAACGATCGGAATTAAGTAATCATACTGGAGgatcaaaaacaattagAACAAACTCAGTGCCTTCAGTAGACCAAGGTGAATCTAAAactgaaaataaaatgaaaataccAGCGTCGCATGACTCAACGAAACACGACGATAATGCCATCGAACCTATAATACATAATCCCTCATCCCATCATCTTCATAATCCTTTAAACTATACCTACAATACAACAGTACTATATGATAATATACCTGCAAAATCAGGACAGTCCACATCTCACAATAGAGCAGTATTTACGCGAGAACAGTCACATTTACACCCAGTCGAAATACTCCAACAACGTATAGAACATCAAAGCAATTTCAAAACTAATAacgaaaaaaatgaaaaaatattaagtcataatcaatataataatgtgAGTGATTCAGATTCAgctaaaagaaaaaaaaatactctAAAACTAACAAGGTTTTTCAAGAAACTTCATGAAGAAGTGAAGTCTGCAACACCACCGTCGCAAAACAGTCGACATCAAGATTCCAATAATGACACCTACGCTCATAATTCCACTTTGCAGGAAGATAATAGCATTTCTAGTACTACGGATAGCAATAGCTGTAATATTGACAATTCGAAATCGATTTACGACACAGATGACccaaaacaattattagaaaaataCGGAGTTCCAGGGAAAAAACTCGGTGAGGGCGCAACCGGATCAGTTTCGATAGTAAAAGGATCTGATGGAAAGGTTTTTGCAGTCAAAATGTTTCGATTAGCAGCTGTCGGCAATTCCTTAACGTATTCGAAAAAAATCACAACCGAATTTTGCATTGGGTCAACTTTACAtcatgaaaatattattgaaaccTTTGACTTACTAAAAGAAGGCGAGAGCTTCCTAGTTATAATGGAGTATGCACCCTATGATTTTTTTAACCTTGTCATGAGTGACTTAATGTCAACGAAGGAAATATCTTGCTATTTTAAACAACTATGTAATGGTGTCCATTATTTACATTCGATGGGCATCGCTCATAGGGACttaaaattagataattGTGTTGTCACAACAAAAGGTATTCTAAAACTAATAGATTTTGGGAGTGCAGTGATATTCCAATACCCTTATGAAGATAGAATAATAAAGGCACAAGGTATAGTGGGATCAGATCCGTATTTGGCCCCAGAATTGCTAGAACTAAATTCATATGACCCAAGGCCAGTTGATGTATGGTCGTTAGCAATTATGTATTATTGCATGATTCTAAGAAGGTTTCCCTGGAAAGCACCAAGAAAGagtttcaattcttttagATTATTTTGCGAGGATcctgatgatgaagaagatattgCGAAAGGCCCTAAACGCCTTCTTCAATTACTCCCTTCCAAAGCCAGGAATCTCATAAACAGGATGATGGAGTTAGATTACAAGAAACGTATCTTGATGGATGAAGTGGTTAAAGATGAATGGCTTGAAAGTATCAATCAATGTCGCGTTGATAAAGGTAATAATTTGGTTGAAAAACCAAAACAACACAAACATCATCTGGTAactgaagatgatattgaaagaattactaaagagaaggaagaaaaacaaaagcGAAAGGAAGAAAGTACAAAAGAGTTGAAAAAGCAATTGCTTATGGATATATAA
- the SWP82 gene encoding Swp82p (similar to Saccharomyces cerevisiae SWP82 (YFL049W); ancestral locus Anc_8.1) has protein sequence MKTSEMVPNLTEPLEIFSNPMSSEHLAKIISFTNEKQLCHNKTLLKHFHQIADQSHLLLGPLNEFPLTTVEVPNFTDVVAKSKAEPEETLSEDTGVIQKEVENCSYVMSMKDEKGEEKINANGLLTGNKKCFLFDIFTFNKENSDTQQYFVLVNDLIKALLYTGTEEEFLSDYKNLLPLVATGEELDFLRDHALANNENLCRYVTTKSAFVQFGAQVVTSGFRIIDDYWEDIALKQNLTPHHRVHKYSDRLIDILHTLYPSSFEDKDNETHLADERITQSLERDIDPKQLEYPAQLVSEQNSKEIREDYGRNFNLGQHIDVVVPGQNIVGSVELNSQFRIPKYHSKNSFLQASQIGGLDVSIGKHSDILNPSVKSSTELGISGELVTNFPLEKTYGVGGLKNAPTNSISNTVLTEGLLPTNIVHQVTQSKFNINGWKFDTLPLKNKNDNLHPPYSIKGLPYFDEDKLFRRLNCLTPNQIKDVEHLHDSLFLNTGLQNVRTIRKKKWQKYWQYKSGIPIGLQRGQRAEFLKKYLPNLMNETIVTTTYNETTNTDETRKTRKIVNPNFIGNSNIKGFKPPYILPPKEDQAQNGYS, from the coding sequence atgaaaacaagTGAGATGGTACCAAACCTCACTGAACCGttagaaattttttcaaatccaaTGAGTTCGGAACATCTTGCCAAGATTATTAGTTTTACGaatgaaaaacaattatGCCATAATAAAACCCTTCTTaaacattttcatcaaatagCAGATCAAAGCCATTTACTTCTGGGACCACTGAATGAATTCCCTTTAACCACTGTAGAAGTACCTAACTTTACAGATGTCGTAGCCAAATCAAAGGCTGAGCCAGAAGAAACACTTTCAGAGGATACCGGTGTCATTCAAAAAGAAGTTGAAAATTGCAGTTATGTAATGAGCATGAAAGATGAGAAAGGTGAGGAAAAAATCAATGCTAACGGTTTACTAACTGGTAACAAAAAGTGCTTCTTGTTCGATATTTTCACATTTAACAAGGAAAACTCGGATACTCAACAATATTTTGTATTAGTAAACGACTTGATTAAAGCGTTACTTTATACGGGTACAGAAGAAGAGTTTCTTTCTGATTACaagaatttattaccaTTGGTTGCCACAGGGGAGGAATTAGACTTTCTTAGAGATCATGCGCTCgcaaataatgaaaaccTATGTAGGTACGTGACTACAAAATCAGCTTTCGTTCAGTTCGGTGCTCAAGTAGTAACTTCTGGATTTAGGATAATTGATGATTATTGGGAAGATATCGCTTTAAAACAAAACTTAACACCTCATCATAGAGTTCACAAATATTCAGACAGGCTAATTGATATATTGCATACATTATATCCGTCatcatttgaagataaagataacGAAACGCATTTGGCTGACGAAAGAATTACACAGTCCTTAGAAAGGGATATCGATCCAAAACAACTTGAATATCCAGCACAACTTGTTTCTGAACAGAACTCCAAAGAAATACGCGAGGATTATGGAAGAAATTTCAATCTTGGTCAACATATTGATGTAGTTGTACCAGGCCAAAACATTGTCGGGTCAGTGGAACTAAATTCTCAGTTCAGGATACCAAAATATCATAGCAAAAACTCATTCTTGCAAGCTTCTCAAATAGGCGGTTTGGATGTATCTATCGGTAAACATtcagatattttgaatCCCAGTGTAAAGTCGTCAACGGAACTCGGAATATCGGGTGAACTCGTAACTAACTTTCCACTTGAGAAGACATATGGTGTAGGAGGTCTTAAGAATGCTCCTACTAATAGTATCTCCAATACTGTATTAACTGAAGGATTATTACCAACCAATATTGTTCATCAAGTCACGCAGTCAAAGTTCAATATTAATGGTTGGAAGTTCGATACGCTGCCactaaaaaataaaaacgaTAATTTGCACCCACCATACTCGATAAAGGGTTTGCCttattttgatgaagaCAAGCTATTTCGAAGATTGAATTGTTTAACGCCTAACCAAATCAAAGATGTTGAACATTTACATGATTCTCTGTTTCTTAACACTGGTCTACAGAATGTTAGAACGataaggaagaaaaaatggcAGAAGTATTGGCAATATAAATCTGGTATCCCAATTGGCCTTCAAAGGGGCCAGAGGGCagaatttttaaaaaagtACCTTCCTAACCTTATGAATGAGACCATCGTTACAACAACATATAATGAAACTACCAATACGGATGAAACTAGGAAGACTAGAAAGATTGTAAATCCAAACTTTATTGGCAATTCAAACATTAAAGGATTTAAGCCTCCCTATATCTTGCCCCCAAAGGAAGATCAGGCCCAGAATGGTTATTCATAG
- the MSK1 gene encoding lysine--tRNA ligase MSK1 (similar to Saccharomyces cerevisiae MSK1 (YNL073W); ancestral locus Anc_2.223), protein MIKYTTRLIIQRIQPSGGWAYYPTSLCARSYSFKTNNTIDSSKLEFTKRNILIEENIDKYYPSMTDIQLWHKGALIEAKDISIPKFLALFEKANFFDHSQSNYGDKDVYTLNGKIKNIRYSGKKICFIDLLHSSSNSQLQIILNFNRLSQENGGSSSSIPQGEFVTSTQFLKKGDYIKVQGYPGRSESRAGTLSLISTTMPLILSPAQRLLPSKLTDANKIKKNRIVDYQVNGIETLLIRNYIIKLIRLFFEEQSFVEVETPILSSKTNGATAKPFKTTILDSKGETTLELRIAPELWLKRLIISGFEKIYEIGKVFRNESVDATHNPEFTILEFYETFLSLDDLISKGEQLLKYILLNLKNRFPNSKTLLNSNFNGLFETLEKTNWKFRRFDFLSTLSNELNVDFALLNLNNPDPTDIIKVLPTFAKDFLSINAPISTLSTQQIVNKLCSEFLEGKYCNSIHPTLIMHHPTIISPLAKTNTHNSQVSNRFELFVKGKELMNAYEEENCPQYQENNFRLQNSSTLDFHFINSLRYGMPPVGGLGMGIDRLCMLLMNKQRIEDVLPFGTLDDVDEQ, encoded by the coding sequence ATGATAAAATACACAACGAGACTaatcattcaaagaattcaGCCATCGGGCGGATGGGCTTATTACCCAACAAGTCTATGTGCCAGGAGTTACTCTTTTAAAACGAATAATACGATAGATAGTAGCAAACTGGAATTTACAAAACGAAATATCCTTATAGAGGAAAATATCGATAAGTATTATCCATCAATGACGGATATCCAACTGTGGCATAAAGGAGCCCTAATAGAAGCGAAAGATATATCTATTCCTAAGTTCTTGGCCTTATTTGAGAAGGCAAACTTTTTTGACCATTCACAAAGCAACTATGGCGATAAGGACGTTTATACATTGAATggtaaaataaaaaatattcgGTATTCAGGGAAGAAGATATGTTTTATTGATCTCTTGCACTCATCATCCAATAGCCAATTGCAAATAATACTGAACTTCAATCGCTTATCGCAAGAAAATGGAGGTTCATCCTCTTCAATACCACAGGGAGAGTTTGTCACCTCAACTCAATTTCTTAAAAAGGGCGATTATATAAAAGTTCAAGGCTATCCAGGGCGTTCCGAATCAAGAGCAGGCACTTTGTCATTAATTTCTACAACGATGCCACTTATTTTGTCTCCAGCCCAACGTTTATTACCATCTAAATTAACAGATgctaataaaataaagaaaaatagaATCGTTGATTATCAGGTAAATGGCATTGAGACATTACTCATCAGGaattatattatcaaaCTGATAAGATTATTTTTCGAGGAGCAATCATTTGTAGAAGTAGAAACTCCAATCCTTTCATCAAAGACTAACGGCGCTACTGCCAAACCTTtcaaaacaacaatactAGACTCGAAAGGGGAAACAACACTGGAATTAAGAATAGCACCAGAATTATGGTTGAAGAGACTAATTATTAGCGGATTCGAAAAGATTTATGAAATTGGGAAGGTGTTTAGGAATGAAAGTGTTGACGCTACTCATAATCCAGAGTTCACGATCTTAGAGTTTTACGAAACCTTTCTCTCATTAGACGATTTAATTTCGAAGGGCGAACagttattgaaatatatattacttaatttaaaaaatagaTTCCCCAATTCTAAAACGTTATTGAACTCTAACTTTAACGGTTTGTTCGAAACTTTAGAAAAAACTAATTGGAAATTTAGACGTTTTGACTTCCTCTCAACTTTGtcaaatgaattgaatgtAGACTTTGCGCTATTGAACTTGAATAATCCTGATCCCACTGACATCATTAAAGTGCTACCAACGTTTGCGAAAGACTTCCTTAGTATCAATGCTCCGATATCAACATTGTCTACGCAACAGATTGTGAACAAATTATGCTCGGAGTTTTTAGAAGGAAAGTACTGTAATTCTATTCACCCTACTTTAATAATGCACCATCCAACTATTATTTCACCGTTAGCAAAGACAAACACTCATAATTCTCAAGTTTCAAATCGTTTCGAGTTATTTGTTAAGGGAAAAGAATTGATGAATGCTTATGAGGAAGAAAATTGTCCTCAGTACcaagaaaacaattttCGGCTCCAAAACTCATCAACATTGGACTTTCACTTCATTAATTCTTTGCGATACGGGATGCCTCCAGTTGGAGGATTAGGTATGGGTATTGACAGACTATGTatgttgttgatgaatAAACAAAGGATTGAAGATGTTTTACCGTTCGGAACATTAGATGACGTTGATGAACAGTAA